One stretch of Anabrus simplex isolate iqAnaSimp1 chromosome 3, ASM4041472v1, whole genome shotgun sequence DNA includes these proteins:
- the APC4 gene encoding anaphase-promoting complex subunit 4 — protein sequence MSVSCAMRQMEERHVATKVELMVWCSKMDLLALSNVRGEVALHRLTWQKVWSLAPPSDGATVKGMAWRPDGKVIAIAYSTNEIVLVDVENKEILHTSEVDGEVTSVTWACEKDSSDTRTGLITKQEGSSKYCNQDDSVNFLPKLPLLSRSFGSVNKCVEENLEDAKKVREQTYLNVLLVGIASGKLYMSIFGLFPCGVLDLNKYVDCHNCSVIDADLSEDLTFLIVMLSCSSDKGEGRQLTVVLFDTPILSAQSCELHTLALKHGQLASLLGYLAHTMSSITEAWENILVEMDSKLASYASTVPEGSVSADFLDLLMFGGTSQELEMFLLQDLTEKGLKKLGHSIELSYSNIQKLVLKHLHSVGQSLVFHLAELRGMARRTDRYQVLGLKEEAVAAAVTAAGAFLVKATEVQQVIDNSMKNYKIFFRWLYVAILRLSDERVPPEITKISQQELAFLAEFLYNFDGVEVNQDTPQSGWSGRKQRFNLERLGQYLVDQELTILPSTENNLWVKFLKDNECVNVHPSIVPHYKKMSLTQQYHHLKDAIDEIFSQPDSSIVQQFQLSNIIHCGNPCHPETPRFTHINIVKDQKLCLAFLDSVSPAEGLYFMELPVGKGASTVRSETKCVYFYFKPSSSRDDDKGTSSPLEVLDVQFYVGGILSVLLEQGGENREAKFAQFQVNTAIGSSSLAGLVNEDGCSSRLPLDCIPRIEAYSLLEPGVLRTVENMVASRFAVSSARKVAVVLSESRRKVRLFEMEVEEDEEDEEGMDGTASSLRDSECSALDTSKGSDINEDNDD from the coding sequence ATGAAATTGTGCTGGTGGATGTTGAGAACAAAGAAATCTTGCACACCAGTGAAGTAGATGGGGAAGTGACCAGCGTGACCTGGGCCTGCGAGAAGGATAGCAGTGACACCAGGACCGGACTTATAACTAAGCAGGAAGGCTCATCCAAATACTGTAATCAAGATGACTCAGTGAACTTCTTGCCAAAATTACCTTTATTATCTCGTAGTTTTGGTTCAGTAAATAAGTGTGTTGAGGAGAATTTGGAAGATGCTAAGAAAGTTCGAGAACAAACATATTTAAATGTTCTTCTAGTCGGTATAGCTTCAGGGAAATTATATATGAGTATATTTGGCCTTTTTCCATGTGGAGTTCTTGATCTAAACAAGTATGTAGATTGCCATAATTGTAGTGTGATAGATGCTGATTTATCAGAAGATTTGACATTCCTAATTGTAATGTTGTCTTGTAGTAGTGATAAAGGGGAAGGTAGACAGTTGACTGTTGTGTTGTTTGACACTCCCATTCTGTCAGCACAGTCTTGTGAACTTCATACATTGGCTTTAAAACATGGGCAGCTTGCAAGTTTGTTAGGGTATTTGGCTCATACTATGAGTTCCATTACTGAAGCATGGGAAAATATTCTTGTAGAAATGGATTCCAAACTTGCCTCTTATGCATCTACTGTTCCTGAAGGGTCTGTCTCTGCTGACTTTTTGGATCTTCTCATGTTTGGAGGCACATCACAAGAGCTTGAAATGTTCTTGCTCCAAGATCTTACTGAGAAAGGACTGAAGAAGCTTGGTCATTCCATTGAATTAAGTTACTCCAACATCCAAAAATTGGTTTTGAAGCATCTGCACTCTGTTGGTCAGAGTTTGGTGTTCCACTTGGCTGAGCTTAGGGGTATGGCCCGCCGTACAGATCGATATCAAGTATTGGGTCTGAAAGAGGAGGCTGTTGCTGCTGCTGTCACAGCTGCTGGAGCTTTCCTTGTAAAAGCTACTGAAGTACAGCAAGTTATTGACAATTCAATGAAGAACTATAAAATATTCTTTCGTTGGTTATATGTTGCTATTTTACGACTTTCAGACGAGAGAGTGCCTCCTGAGATTACTAAAATTTCTCAACAGGAACTTGCCTTCCTTGCTGAATTTCTTTATAATTTTGATGGAGTTGAAGTGAATCAGGATACTCCTCAATCAGGATggagtggtcgaaaacaacgtttTAACTTGGAGAGACTAGGTCAGTATCTTGTAGATCAGGAGTTAACAATTCTTCCAAGCACTGAAAATAACCTGTGGGTTAAATTTCTTAAAGATAATGAGTGTGTTAATGTACATCCATCCATTGTTCCTCATTACAAGAAAATGTCTTTGACACAACAGTACCATCATCTGAAAGATGCAATTGATGAGATCTTCAGTCAACCTGATTCTTCAATAGTGCAGCAATTTCAGCTGTCAAACATTATTCATTGTGGCAATCCTTGTCATCCTGAAACTCCTAGATTTACTCACATTAATATTGTTAAGGACCAAAAGTTATGTTTGGCTTTCTTAGATTCTGTTTCTCCTGCAGAAGGCCTGTATTTCATGGAATTGCCTGTGGGCAAAGGTGCTTCAACTGTCAGATCTGAAACTaaatgtgtgtatttttatttcaaaccTTCATCATCTAGAGATGATGATAAAGGGACATCGTCACCCCTCGAAGTGCTAGATGTTCAATTTTATGTTGGTGGTATTTTGTCTGTACTATTAGAACAGGGTGGAGAGAACAGAGAAGCCAAATTTGCCCAGTTTCAGGTAAATACTGCTATAGGATCATCTTCACTTGCCGGGCTAGTGAATGAAGATGGTTGTTCCTCACGACTACCGTTAGACTGCATTCCTCGCATTGAGGCTTACTCTCTCCTTGAGCCTGGTGTACTGAGGACTGTTGAGAACATGGTAGCCTCACGTTTCGCAGTAAGTAGTGCGCGTAAAGTAGCTGTTGTGCTATCAGAAAGTCGGCGCAAGGTGCGTCTATTTGAAATGGAAGtggaagaggatgaagaagatgaagaaggcaTGGACGGTACTGCAAGTTCATTACGAGACAGTGAATGTAGTGCCCTGGATACCAGTAAAGGCTCTGATATTAATGAAGACAATGACGATTGA